CTCGGCATCGAGGCCGGTGTCGGTGATCGTGGCGACCAGGGCGTCGAAGATATCGGCGATGGCGCCTTCGATGAGGCGCTCCTCCGGTGGCGGGCGCTGGTCGCGCTCGTCTTCGGAAGGACGATGGCCGTGGAGCTGCAATTCCTGGATCAGGTGGTCGGTCGGGGATGAGACGTGGTGCGGCTCGTGGTCGTCATGCGCGCTCATGGGATGCTCCGTCGGTTTGGACCGCTTGCCGTGGCGGCCTTCATGGCGACGAAGCCGTCAGGCGGGACGGACCTGCACCCGGAGCGCGGGCATGGTCCCCGAAAGTGGGAACCGGTTTCGGGACAAGACCATGCCGGAAAGGCGCAGAGGGCCGAAGCGGCAGCGGAGGATGGCGAGAAGCAGGCGATTTTGCTTCGCGGTGGAAAGCGGCCCGAAGGCCGCGCCGGAAAATCGTCGGCGGCAGCCATTGCTGATCCGGCCCGGCTGACGGCCGATCGCCCTCTCGAAGGCGCAAGGCGCAGTCCTCTTGCCGTTACTGACGCATCCTTGAAGGCATGGCGGCCACGCATCGCGGTTCAGCCCGTTTCGGCCATGGGGTCAGGCTCATAAAACGTACGACGTCCTCCGGGGCGAGTTGCACCCGAACACCCGTCCGCAGGGCATCGATACCGAGCCGCTGCAGATCGTCGTTGAAGTCCCCGAGCGCTGGCGACAATGGGATGGCCTCGATACCCTCGGAGTTCGCCCGCTCGAGCAGCGTGTCCCGCGCGGCGTCGCCTGCCGGATCCTTGTCGCGGACGATGTAGAGCCGCCGCAGCCTCAGTGGGAATAGGATGGCGGCCAGATGCGCGGCCGAGAGCGCGGGCGCCATCGCCATGCTCGGCAGAACCTGCCGGAGCGACAGCATCGTCTCGATGCCTTCGCCAACTGCCATCACGCTGTCGGGCACGCCGATGCGAACGGTAGACCCAAGCAGATTACCCATCGCCTTGCGCGGCGTGTCGACCGGAGCCTTGTCCGAACCGTCGGGTGATAGCCAGGTGCGGTGTACCCCGGTGATCCTGCCTGTGAGATCGGTGACGGCGGCGATCATGGCGGGCCAGGTCTTGGTCGGGCCGTCGTCAGGCTTATAGTAGCAGCGTGGATGAAAGCGCAGGTTTCCGGTTCCGTGCAAAAGCGTAATGCCGCGTTGGCGCAGATACGTTTCTGCAATGGTCCCGGCGATGGGCTGCGACATGGCGAATAGCCGGCGTGCCGCTTCGACCGACCCTGATGGAGCCGGTTTGACAAAGCGACGTGGTGCTGAGGGCTCCGGTTCGGGATGCGGCAGGTTGAGAAAGGTCCGCGCTTCCTTGGCAACATCTGCGAAGTCGAGGAGCCCCAGCGATCCGCGGATGACGTCGAGAAGGTCGCCATGTTCTCCGGTGGCGGCATCGGTCCATTTGCCCGCCGGCCCTTTCGCGGATGCCTGCAGGCGGACAAAGAGCGAGCGGCCGAGCGTGTTTCTGATATCGCCGACCAGCCAGTAACGACCCTCCCGGCGTCCATTGGACAGATAGTGACGGCAGGCCGCTTCCGCTCGATCGGCAAGCCGGAGCGACAGATCGTGAGCAATCCCGGACATGGCGAGCTTTTCAAAACAAAGGCCCGCCGACAGAGCCGGCGGGCCGAGATCGTGTTGAGCGTTACTCCGCCGCCACGGCAGGGGGGATGTCCGTGGCGTCCTCAGTATCCCCTGGGCTTTCGTCTTCGCCCATGGCCGTTGTGCCGTCCTGCACCGCCGTTTCTTCGCCTGCCGCCGGTTCGGCTCCGCGCAGCGGTTCCGGCAGCCAGCCGGTGTCGGCCAGCAGCGTTTCGGCCTCGCGGGCCATGTCGCCCTTCTTCAGATGCGCGATGCGTTCCGCCGCACGTGCGCCCTTCGCCTCGCTCACCGCCTGCAGGATGCGGGCCTTGATGACCCGGCCGAGGAAATTGTCCACGGTCGGCCTCCACCCGGCGGCAGCCATGTCGAGGTCGACGGCGCGCGCGAGTTGATCCGCATGGTGGAGGGCACGGGGCCGCCGGTTCCAGGCCTCATGAACAGCATTCACCGACAGGCTCAACACATGGGCGAATAGGCGGGAGCGGCTTTCGCTCTCCCAGTCCTGCAGCGCCTCCCAAAGGTCGGCCGAGTCCTTCGGCAGGACCTTCGCCCATCCCCCATGCCGGGCGTGGATTGCCGCAGCCGAGGCGCTGTCGTTCAGCCCCGGCGCCTGCGCGCTGAACGCCACGCTCTTCAGGTCGAGTTCGAGGCAGCTATCCGAGTCGTAGTGGTAGAAGCTCTTCAGCGTCAGGGCATGCAGGGCCGCGAGGAAGGCGACATCGGGCCGTTCGCCTAGCGCCTGGCGCAGGCCGAGCGTGCGATGCGAGGTCAGCTCGGTCATCAGCCGGTCCGAGAGCGCAGACAGCCCTTCGTCCTCCTCGGACTCGGGCGTCGGCGCGTCTGCCATGACGGCCTTGCCGGTACGCATAGCCGCCGCCACGATGTGGTGCGGGCCGGCGTCTTCCACCGCGACTTCGGGCTCCACCGGCAGTTCGTCCTCGGGCCGGACATAACCGCGCTCAATGCGCACCGCGCCGTCATGGGCGATGCTGACGAAGGCGCCGGCGCGCGCCATCTCCACCGGATCGAAAGTGATCGGACGCGCCTCGAAAGCGTCGATTGCCGTCTCGATCTCGCCGAGCCGTGCGTCGACCTCCTCCGGCAACTCGTCCGCCTCAGCGTATTCAGTGGACAGGCGATGATATTCCGCCTGCAGGGCGTCGTGGCTGACTTCTTCCTCGGCGGTGAGCGTGATGGTCTCGCCGCGCAGCTGCCGCAGGCCGTAGGTGTGGCCATAGGCGAAGTCGGGGGCCATCTCGACCCACTTCCACCCCTCCATGGCGACAGCGTCGGCCTCGGCCTTGAGCTTCTCGGCCACCAGCCGGTCGACCAGCGCGACATCCTGCAGCCAGCCGCCATCATCGCCCTGGAACAGGTCGCGCAGGATGATCCCGCCGGCCTCGACATAGGCCTGGAGGCCGATGAACTGGGCCCGCTTGTCGCAGGCGCGGACAGCCCCTTCGGTCAGCATGCGACGGATGGCATAGGGATGCTTGTCATAGGAGGTCTTCAGCCGCTCGAAGACCTGTTCCTGGCGCGCAGGGTCGCCGGAGACGGTGAAGGCCATGAGTTGGTCGAGCGTCAGGCCGTCCTCGGCATAGACCTCCAGCAGCACCGGCGAGACCGAGGCGAGCTTGAGGCGCTGCTTCACCACGTTGACCGAGACGAAGAAGGCGGCGGCGATCTCTTCTTCGGACTGGCCCTTCTCACGCAGGGCGAGGAAGGCGCGGAACTGGTCGAGCGGGTGCAGCGGCGCGCGCTGGACGTTCTCAGCGAGCGAATCCTCTTCGGCGATGCCGCCCTCTCGGATGACGCAGGGCACCGGCGCGGTCCTTGCGAGGCGCTTCTGCTTCACCAGCAGTTCCAGCGCCCGATAGCGCCGCCCGCCGGCCGGGATCTCGAACATGCCGGTCTCGACGCCGGCGCCATCGACGACGGGGCGAACGCTGAGGCCCTGCAGCAGGCCGCGGCGGGCGATGTCCTCGGCCAGTTCCTCGATCGAGACGCCGGCCTTGACGCGCCGGACGTTCGACTGGCTGAGCAAGAGCTTGTTCAAGGGGATGTCACGCGAGGGCGAGAGCGTGATCTTCTGAACAGTGGTCGCCATGGAAGGCACCTCCGTGACGGGCGGCCAAGAGCCTCTCTCTCGGCCTCCAACCCGTCACGAAGCGCAGCGCCGCCCTCTCACTCTGGAGGGCGACGCCGCAGAACTGCAGATCCGCACAAACGGAAAGACACAAAGCCGGAGACACGAATTTCCGGATGTCCGCATCTCCGGCTTTCCGGAAGTCAGGCGGCCCGATCGAGCAGCTTCTTGGCCCGACCCTCGAGGTCGAGCCGCGCATCCTGGTGCGGCTTGTCGCGTGCGAACGCGGTGATGCCCTGCACGAAGTCGAAGATGCTCTCGGGCTTGCGCCCTTCCTCGGCCAGCACCGTGTCGATGATCCTGGCCGTCTCTACCCTGGAGAAGCCCCGGTTGCGCAGGAAGTCGCTGCGGTCCTCGTCGGTGCGCGCGACGATCTTCTCCCGTGCGGCCTTGATGCCGTTGACGAAGGGCATCGGCGAGGAATTGGCGAAGCGGGTGAGTGCCGGCGCTGCCTCGTGCGCGAAGCGGGAGGCGGCGTATTTGGAGTGGCGGATGGTGATCTCCTGGAAGTCCTCGACGCCCCAGAGATTGCGGTTCTGGCACACGGCACGCAGATAGAAACTCGCGATGCCGAGCGTCTTGGCCCCCACCTCCGAGTTCCAGCAGTAGAAGCCCCGAAAATAGAGGTCCGGCGAGCCGTCGGGCAGCCGCCCGGCCTCGATCGGGTTGAGGTCGTCCACCAGGAAGAGGAAGACGTCGCGGTCGGAGGCGTAGAGCGTCGTCGTATCCTTGGTGATGTTGACACACGGATTATAGACGCCCGTCGACCAGTCGAGCACGCCCGGCACCTTCCAGCGCGTGTCGCCGGTGCCGTTGCCCGCAATGCGCTGCACGGCCTCGACCAGCTCATGATCATAGATCCGGCCATAGTCCGGGCCCGTCACCGCGCGCAGCTCGACGCGGCCATTGTCGGTTTCGAACGTCTTGATCTGCTCGGCGCGGTGCGCGGTCAGGCCATATTGCAGATTGATGCCGGCCAGCGCGGCGGGAAGCTGGCGCAGATAGGCGGCCGGCGCCCCGATCTGGGCCGCGAGCTGGCCGAACGACCAATGGTTCGGTTCGACGGGTGCATCCGCCCCGGGCAGCACCAGCGCCAGCCGCTCGGCATTGGAACGGCTCGCCTCCACATGGATGCGCGACGTCTCGACGAGGCGCGACCGGCTGTGATCAGCCCGGCCCAGCACCATCGCGGCCAGCTCGCCGAGCGACAGGAAGCGCTCGTCATCCGGCCGGGAGAACCACTCCGACGACACGCGGCCGACCCGCTCGCCGCGCGTGACATCCACCTTGTAGCCGCCGCTGGCATCACGACCGGCACCCAGAACCTTCATGTTCATGGGGATCACCCTCCATGACCGGCGCCGGAAGACTCTCTCCCGACCCTCAACCCGTCACGGAGATCCCATTCGCCCTCTCACTTTTAGCGGCGCGGTCAGGTACCAATAGATGCGCCATGTCGAGCGGAGCCTTCTCTTCCGGCGCTTGCTGAACGGTCGGTGGATGACGTCATTGATAGGCAGAACGGCCTAGCTGTGGCTTCCGGAGAGGTTGTTCATCGCCCGTGAGAGCCTGAAGGTGGTTGTTGCGACACGACCGACCGCAGGACACGAGGATGAACAACCCGCACCAGAATGCGCGAACGACGCCGCTTGGTCGAGCCGAGATGGTTCGGCGGATCGTCGAGGAAGGCCGGCCAGTCGCCGAAGTGGCGGCCGGCTTCGGGATCAGCGAAAGGACGGCCCGCAAGTGGCTCGCCCGCTGGCGGGCCGAGGGGACGTCGGGCCTTCAGAACCGCTCGTCCCGCCCGCACGCCGCTGACGATGAGGCTGGCCGGTTCTGGCGGGCAATGGCAGCTCGCCTGCGTCGGGAGTATCGGTTGAGCGGCGAGGAGATCGCCGTCCGGCTGGGCTTTGCCCGCTCCACGGTGGCCGGATGGCTGACGCGGATGCGGCTCGGAAGCCTTGCCGCGCTGATGCCCCAGGAGCCGGTCCGACGCTATCAGCGCGAGCGGCCGGGCGAGCTGATCCATCTCGACATCAAGAAGCTCGCCCGCTTCGCGGGTGTCGGCCACCGCATCACCGGCAACCGGCGCGGGGCGAGTGAAGGCATGGGCTACGACTTCCTGCATGTGGCCATCGATGACGCCACCCGTCTTGCCTATGTGGAAGTGCTACCGGATGAGCGGCGGGGATCGACGACAGGCTTCCTCATTCGCGCCCTGCGCTGGTTCCGGGCGCGCGGCATCCGGGTCGAGCGGGTGATGACCGACAATGGGGCCGGCTACATCGCCAGGCTGTTCCGCAAGGTGCTGCGGATACTGGGCATCCGGCACATCCGCACCCGACCCTACACGCCGAAGACCAATGGCAAGGCCGAGCGTTTCATTCAGACCCTGCTGCGCGAATGGGCCTATGCCATCCCGTTCCCGTCTTCTGAACGCCGCGCCGCCGACCTGCCCCGATGGCTCGCCTGGTACAATCACCAAAGGCCACATGGTAGCCTCGACCGCAGAACGCCAGCTCAGGCTCTCGCCGGAACAACCTGATCAGAAGTCACACCTAGCTGACCGCCTGAGCTCGGATGGGTCGCAGATCCTGACGAATTGATGCCTGGGAGCGCCCGGCATTCTGGGACTGTAGGGCAGCTGACGCAGAGACCACTTTCCAGCGCTTTGAACCGCCCCTAGATTCCTGGAAGCCTTCTTCCGTAAATTTTCAGGCAAGGAGGCCCCGATGGGCAAAGCGAACTTCACGGAGGACTTTACGGGACCCGGTCCTTCAGATCACGGAGCGGGGCTATCCGGTTGCGGAGGTGGCGCACCTGCGGCACGATGACGGCCGGTGCAGACTTGTCGCCGAGCGCGGTGGGTGGCCGCTCGGTGTTGTGGTGCTGGCGCCAGTCCTCGATGACGATCCTCGCCTAGGCCAAGCTGTTGAATATCTCGCCGTTGAGCAGTTCATCCCGGAGCTTGGAGTTGAAGCTCTCGCAATAGCCCTTCTCCCACGACTAGCAGGGCTCGATCAAGGCCGTCCTGGCCCTGACTGCCGTGATCCAGTTCTGCACCGCCTTGGCGATGAACTCCGGCCATTGTCGGAACGGATATGGCTCGGCACGCCCGCAGTACGAACAGGTCCGTCAGCACGTCGATGACCGCGGTCGAGTTCGGCTTGCGCTCAATGCGGATGGCCAAGCACTCCCGCGCGAACTCGTCGAGCACGTGGCCGTCTGTAGGTTAAGCTCAGGATGAACGTATAGTGTTCAAGAAGCGGCGCATCTCCACTTCCAACTGCTTGGCCTGATCGCTGAGGGCCGAGGAGGCGCTGAGCACCTCGTGGGCCGCGGCTCCCGTTTCCTGTGCCGTGCGGGCGACATCGGCGATATGGCCGGTCACGGAATTGGTGCCGGTGGCCGCCTGATCCACATTGCGGACGATCTCGCGCGTGGCGATGCCCTGTTCCTCCACGGCGGCCGAAATGCCGGTGGCCACGTCGCTCATGCTGCGGATCTGCTGGCCCACGCTCTCGATGACCTTCACCGCCTCCTGCGTGGTGGACTGGATGGCATTCACCTGCGCGGCGATCTCTTCCGTCGCCTTGCCGGTCTGGTTGGCCAGTTCCTTCACTTCGGAGGCGACCACGGCGAAGCCCTTGCCGGCGTCTCCGGCGCGGGCGGCCTCGATGGTCGCGTTCAGCGCCAGAAGGTTGGTCTGGGAGGCGATGGTGTTGATGAGCTCCACCACCGCGCCGATGCGGGCCGCGGCCTGGGCGAGCTCGCGCATCACCGCGCCGGTCCGGTCCGCCTCGGCCACGGCGCTCGAGGACATCTGCGAGGACTGCATCACCTGGCGGGAAATCTCCTCCACCGAGGCACCCAGCTCCTCCGCCGAAGAAGCGACCATGATCACGTTGGTGGAGGCCTCCTCCGCCGCCGCGGCCACGGCTGTGGAGCGGGTGGAGGTCTGCTCCGCCGCCCGGCTCATGGACTGGGCGGTCTGGAACAGGACGCCGGACGAACTGGCCACCTGACCGATGATGCCGCCGACGGCCGTCTCGAAGCGCGCGGCGAGGTCCAGCATGGCGGCGCGGCGCTGGGCCTCCGTGGCGCGACGGTTTTCCTCCGCCTCGCGCTCCATCTGCCGGTTGCGCAGCAGGCTCTCCTTGAAGATGAGGAGCGTCTTGGCCATGGCGCCGATCTCGTCGTGGCGGGCCGTGCCCGGTACCTCGACCTCCAGATGCCCGCCGGCGACGTCCTCCATCACGGCGGTGAGGCGCGAGATGGGCCGCACCACGCGGCCGACGACCACCGCGAGGCCCGCGCCCGCGAGGGCAAGGGAAACGAGCAGCACGACGGCATAGATGAGGGCCGTGGTGCGGGCTGTGTCCTCATTGGCGTCGGCGATATCGGCGAGGCTGTTCACGGCGACGCCCGCCACATCGGCGAAGTTGGCGAGACCGATCTCGATGGGCTGGCGCCAGTCCGGAAGGGAGACGCCGCTCTTCTCGCCACGGGTGATGCGGTTGACGATGCCGTCGCGCAGCGTCTTGAACGTGCCCGCGAAATAGAAGTCCTGCGCGGTCTGGGCGGCCTTGCGCAGAGCGGGCGGTGCATTGTCGGCCATAGCGATCTCGACCACCGCGCCCCAGGCCACATCCGCCTTGGCGTCATTGGCGAAGAGCGACTTCGTCTCCTCGGCGGTGAGGGGGCGGTCCTGCGCGACGGCGGCATTGATGAGCAGCGTGGAGATGCCGGTATAGGTGCGCGTGGCCCAACCCATGGCGCGGGCGAGGATGAGCTGCGACAGCGTGGGATCGAGCGAGCGGATGTCGGCCTCCACTTCCGTGGACAGGCGCTCCAGCGTGTCCAGCAGCTTGCCGCCGTCGGCGGCGAACCGCTGGCCCACCGAGCCATCGCGGCGCTCCGGCGCCAGCGCGAGCTGGTCGTCCACCTGGCGGCGCAGGTCCTTCACGGTCTCGAACTGGCTTTCTATGTCCCGCATAAGCACTACCGATTTGGCATCCGCCAAGGGATAGGTCTTAAAGGCAACGAGCGCGGCCTCGAGCGCGTGCTTCACCTTCTCGCGGCGGCTCGCGATGTTGGCAACATTGCGCTGGTTCTTGTCGCTGGCGAGCGCGAGGGCGATGCCGACCTCGCCGCGCTCGAAGCGGAAATTAGCGAGTGCCACATAGATATCTCTGTCGATATGGGCGACGGCGGTCGCCTGTCTGGCTGAGGCATACGCGCCGTAAGCGCTTCGCAGCGCCACGGCGCAGAGCATCGTAACTATGAGGGTGGTGAAGCAGAAAAGGCTGAGCAGCGTTGCATTAATCGACAAACGCATAATAAACACTCCTACACGAATTCCCGGTAATTCTGATGACTTTTGTGGGGGCTGGCATTTAGTTCTGAGAAATCAGAAGTTTTTTGCTCGGTCCAATAATCATATTTGGAAGATTTATAATAATTTAATAATATAGCAAGAGGCTCGGAAATTTGCGCATTTTATTTGCTAATACGCCGTGGGGAATCGGCGATCTGGCCAAACGCTACCCGCACAGGAGAGGGTGCCGTTCAATTGTGCGCTACCATCGTTCATCAAATAATGATGTCGATTAGCATGATTATTGAGCGCATGACAAAATAGGACAAGAGCATATCGCATCTTTTATATAAGCAGCGTGATGCTAATGCGAGAATAATTGTGATTGTTAATAAAGCGGCCGCAGATCAATCATGGCCTCAAATCCCATCGGCGCACCTGTTCCATCACCCTGCTTTAGGATGCTGCCAGCGGACAGAGTTTCCGAATCCTTTCCATTAGGCGTATAAATATTCAGCAGCACAGGAGAACCCGTACAATGTGAGAAAATTCGAATGTGGAGTCGCGTGATCGAGGTGGCAGAGTTCGCTTTAACGCAGACGGAAGAGGATCTGCCAGAAGAGATACCTGCGCCAAATACTATCATCTGCCCGTTGACTCTGCACAATTCTAAATCTACGGATAGCTCCCTGCCGTCGACTATTGGGCAGCGTCCACCGGGTTGTGCGCATTGAAGTTCTTGTCGGCGCACATCAATTGGTTCGTAATGCACCATTGGCCTCACTTCGCTGTCCCAGGAGCATTGATAGAGGTGACATTAGACTATTTCGCACACTATAACCAATATGGACGCTATTTATTTATCGAACTATTGCGGATACAACACGGCAGCCACGCAATTGAGATGCAAGCAGAATATAAGTATACAAGGTTGCGGTATAATATTAATTATTCACGTACTGGCGACAACCTCTAGTGAAAAATCAAGTTCGGGCCGGCATAGTGGCGAAGGTTTACGATCGCTGAAGCAAGCGTGGATATTCTCAATATACTCAGTTGGGCAGGTCCAGCGAAGTGGTATGTATAACTCGGAATTATGACCTCGGCAACTCATGCTGGCGTACATATCGGCGCGGTCCGCCTTTATAGGTGCGCCCGCTACATGAAGGACGTCGATGTAGGATGTTGATCTAGTGAGGCAGATGTTTCCGCCGACCAACATCACTCCTGTCGATGTGACATAACCTTCGTGGAACAAGCTGGATCGGAGACGACACCTGAATTGATTTACGATCCATCTAGCACTATTATTGGTAACCCTCACTATTTTCGTCCGCTTCTGCGAGTAGCGACTGTGCATCGTCATCTCCCATTCTACCAGAAAATATGTCGAAATCAGTATTTATAGAAACCAGACTCTCTATTTCTATAATTATCTGTGAAGTCCTCGACTTCTTAACGATGGACGATCTATTTCGTCCCATTCTCTTTATGTTCGAGATTTTGGATATCAGGCTTTGAACTAGAATAAGGTGTTTTTTTTCAGCACATCCAGCATCCACTAGCTTTCGGAAGGATGGGATGGTTCCGTCGAATTCAACATTGTTGCGAGTACATATGCTCAAAACAAAGAAATCTATTATAATAGTCGCTATCGATAGTGACGATTGCACTCGACCGCCATTTAGTGCGGCTCGTGCGGCTCTTATATTATTGTAAATCGCTCGACGTACATACAAATCCGCGCAAACAGTGGCGACGTTATTCTTGAAATCGTCCCGAGCCGACTCAATCACCGACTTAAGAAGTATAAGCTCATAATAATCAGCCGGAATGATGCTTATAGGTGACCTGACCCGAAATCGATCCAAATGTATCGTGTAACTATCCCCTAAATCCCTTAGTAGGTGCTCGGCGCAAAGACGCCATCTTGTAAAATCGACGTCATTTATGACGTAGCCAGATCGATATGTTCCGCTGACGTAAATTTTATCGCGATCGATGCGTTCGGATTCTTCAAGAAGCGCATCGAATCGGCTCAGTATTATCTCTCTGCTGTCCATCTCGTCCCTCAAATATACCCGGCCGCCCGGCCTGTATCTCCCACCCATTTAAGGTCTCAAGACCAGAAGTCTCGGGCGGACAGTTTGATGGGCGCTATCGTTGGAAAGTGTATTCCATGATTTGTGTTCGAGTCAAACATAACGCGAAGATATTATTGCGGTATTTTGGTAGGATATTCCAATAATTGTATTTACGGTCCAAAGACTAAAAGTGTAGGGCATTGACAATGAAATCATTCATATGCAACCCTATTATACAGGAGTCGTGTGGGTGGTCTTGGGGCAGTATTGCTGGCGGAAGGCTGTGCTGAGAGAGGGGGGGCGTCGGTCGGGCTGGGCCGCGGCGGCGGTGCCAGCTTGTGCGCTTTTGCGTCTGCGGGGTGCTGAAACGAATGGTTCGCCTTCCGGCTGTGATTAGAGGGGCCGTAGTTTGGCTGCCCACGAGAGAGGGGGGCGATGCGCTTGGCTCATTTCCTGAATGAGGAATGCCGATGGATGGCGAGCTGTTTTG
The Azorhizobium caulinodans ORS 571 genome window above contains:
- a CDS encoding methyl-accepting chemotaxis protein, with product MRLSINATLLSLFCFTTLIVTMLCAVALRSAYGAYASARQATAVAHIDRDIYVALANFRFERGEVGIALALASDKNQRNVANIASRREKVKHALEAALVAFKTYPLADAKSVVLMRDIESQFETVKDLRRQVDDQLALAPERRDGSVGQRFAADGGKLLDTLERLSTEVEADIRSLDPTLSQLILARAMGWATRTYTGISTLLINAAVAQDRPLTAEETKSLFANDAKADVAWGAVVEIAMADNAPPALRKAAQTAQDFYFAGTFKTLRDGIVNRITRGEKSGVSLPDWRQPIEIGLANFADVAGVAVNSLADIADANEDTARTTALIYAVVLLVSLALAGAGLAVVVGRVVRPISRLTAVMEDVAGGHLEVEVPGTARHDEIGAMAKTLLIFKESLLRNRQMEREAEENRRATEAQRRAAMLDLAARFETAVGGIIGQVASSSGVLFQTAQSMSRAAEQTSTRSTAVAAAAEEASTNVIMVASSAEELGASVEEISRQVMQSSQMSSSAVAEADRTGAVMRELAQAAARIGAVVELINTIASQTNLLALNATIEAARAGDAGKGFAVVASEVKELANQTGKATEEIAAQVNAIQSTTQEAVKVIESVGQQIRSMSDVATGISAAVEEQGIATREIVRNVDQAATGTNSVTGHIADVARTAQETGAAAHEVLSASSALSDQAKQLEVEMRRFLNTIRSS
- a CDS encoding ParB/RepB/Spo0J family partition protein; amino-acid sequence: MATTVQKITLSPSRDIPLNKLLLSQSNVRRVKAGVSIEELAEDIARRGLLQGLSVRPVVDGAGVETGMFEIPAGGRRYRALELLVKQKRLARTAPVPCVIREGGIAEEDSLAENVQRAPLHPLDQFRAFLALREKGQSEEEIAAAFFVSVNVVKQRLKLASVSPVLLEVYAEDGLTLDQLMAFTVSGDPARQEQVFERLKTSYDKHPYAIRRMLTEGAVRACDKRAQFIGLQAYVEAGGIILRDLFQGDDGGWLQDVALVDRLVAEKLKAEADAVAMEGWKWVEMAPDFAYGHTYGLRQLRGETITLTAEEEVSHDALQAEYHRLSTEYAEADELPEEVDARLGEIETAIDAFEARPITFDPVEMARAGAFVSIAHDGAVRIERGYVRPEDELPVEPEVAVEDAGPHHIVAAAMRTGKAVMADAPTPESEEDEGLSALSDRLMTELTSHRTLGLRQALGERPDVAFLAALHALTLKSFYHYDSDSCLELDLKSVAFSAQAPGLNDSASAAAIHARHGGWAKVLPKDSADLWEALQDWESESRSRLFAHVLSLSVNAVHEAWNRRPRALHHADQLARAVDLDMAAAGWRPTVDNFLGRVIKARILQAVSEAKGARAAERIAHLKKGDMAREAETLLADTGWLPEPLRGAEPAAGEETAVQDGTTAMGEDESPGDTEDATDIPPAVAAE
- a CDS encoding DUF7146 domain-containing protein, whose translation is MSGIAHDLSLRLADRAEAACRHYLSNGRREGRYWLVGDIRNTLGRSLFVRLQASAKGPAGKWTDAATGEHGDLLDVIRGSLGLLDFADVAKEARTFLNLPHPEPEPSAPRRFVKPAPSGSVEAARRLFAMSQPIAGTIAETYLRQRGITLLHGTGNLRFHPRCYYKPDDGPTKTWPAMIAAVTDLTGRITGVHRTWLSPDGSDKAPVDTPRKAMGNLLGSTVRIGVPDSVMAVGEGIETMLSLRQVLPSMAMAPALSAAHLAAILFPLRLRRLYIVRDKDPAGDAARDTLLERANSEGIEAIPLSPALGDFNDDLQRLGIDALRTGVRVQLAPEDVVRFMSLTPWPKRAEPRCVAAMPSRMRQ
- a CDS encoding IS481 family transposase; its protein translation is MNNPHQNARTTPLGRAEMVRRIVEEGRPVAEVAAGFGISERTARKWLARWRAEGTSGLQNRSSRPHAADDEAGRFWRAMAARLRREYRLSGEEIAVRLGFARSTVAGWLTRMRLGSLAALMPQEPVRRYQRERPGELIHLDIKKLARFAGVGHRITGNRRGASEGMGYDFLHVAIDDATRLAYVEVLPDERRGSTTGFLIRALRWFRARGIRVERVMTDNGAGYIARLFRKVLRILGIRHIRTRPYTPKTNGKAERFIQTLLREWAYAIPFPSSERRAADLPRWLAWYNHQRPHGSLDRRTPAQALAGTT